The region GGCTGTGCTCGACCGTGAGCGGAGCGCGCGCGGGCGCGTGGTGGATGTGGAGCAGCGCTACGACTCTGAGGATGATCCATATCTTGCGTTTGTGGTTGAGTTTCTGCTGCCGAGTGAGGAGATGCAGCGGTCGGAGATGTATGGTAGCAGCAACCCGCCTGCCTACGCTATCGGCGATAGCGTGGATATTCGCTACGACCCGCTGTTTCCAGAGGCGGTGCGACTGGATGGGCCGGGGAGCGCGGCGACGGAATGGGTTGGGCCGGTGCTGCTTGGGCTGATAGGCGCGGGCTTTACGGCGGCCCCGCTGCTGGCGCTGCTGGCCATCCGCCCCAGATCGTGGCGCGACCTGTGAGGCAGCGAGGACTGACCGAGCGAAAGCGAGAGGACGATGAAGCAACCGCTTAACCCGCCATGTCGGCTGCACGCGCTGTTTGCGCGCGAGGCGGATGTGGCCGTTATTTTTCGGCGCGGGCCGACGAAGTGGACGCAGCTGATCGCATGGGATACCAAGGCTGATACGCTAACCTATGGTCAGTGGTTCAAAGGGCGCATCTACGAGAAGCGCTGCGATCTCTCGCCAGATGGCTCGAAGCTGATCTACTTTGCAGCAAAGTACTGCCGCCCTGCTCTGCGCAGCACTGCCTACACCGAAACCTGGACGGCGGTGAGCAGGCCGCCTTACCTCACGGCGCTTGCCCCTCAACAGGTGTCACTTTTGTGGCGAGGTGGACAGAACGCGCAAAACGGGTATGCTTTGCGTGCCAACCCAAACCATACCCTATGGAGTCGTTATGCCCCCCTCGCCCCGCTATCATACCATC is a window of Chloroflexia bacterium SDU3-3 DNA encoding:
- a CDS encoding DUF3592 domain-containing protein, whose product is MAMREGWNMGRGKQRQSTADGESWAARHFVLIILGAFMLVGIILLVVAGLMASNARAVLDRERSARGRVVDVEQRYDSEDDPYLAFVVEFLLPSEEMQRSEMYGSSNPPAYAIGDSVDIRYDPLFPEAVRLDGPGSAATEWVGPVLLGLIGAGFTAAPLLALLAIRPRSWRDL